A region of Allocoleopsis franciscana PCC 7113 DNA encodes the following proteins:
- a CDS encoding WD40 domain-containing protein: MTLEEALELVEKALDKGCLNKVQELVFRESWQGQSYEDIAKASSYDPGYVKDVGSKLWQSLSLALGEKVTKHSVQKVLQRAAKQRNQQLEQSLPCDPATITQQDWGEAIDVSVFYGRNHELALLEQWLLCDRCRLVAILGMGGMGKTALSVKLGEQVQHQFEFLFWRSLSSAPPFEELATELVQFLSNQQELQLPETLEGKTARLLHYLRSSRCLLILDNFESVLQGGSQTGQYLKDYEGYGHLLKSIGEVRHQSSVILTSREKPKEIGFLEGVTLPVRSLQLQGLTPVEGQPIFTDKGCFSSDRQEWLEIFEHYAGNPLALKMVASGVQELFDGDVEELLPYIRQGKVGFADINELLERQFDRLSEAEQQVMNWLAVNREPVSLPELETDVVSEVITKQLLGALRSLTQRSLVERTEKRWSLQPVVMEYATTRFITAACEDIIDQLQEFLKDYALIKAQSKDYIRQTQIRLILQPVIDTLLLSLGSYNKIQQQLKVIASQLRVEAPLQPGYVGGNILNLLVQMPIDLSGYDFSYLTICQAYLQDVSLYDVNFSHCHFSKSVFAQSFGGVLAIAFSPDGQLFATGNANFEIHLWRVSDRQRLLTLQGHTGWVRKVAFSPDGQTLVSSSEDGTIKLWNLPSGEYQSTLCESTDSVYGVTFSPDGQLLANGSKDCMIRIWDAVNGNCLQVLQGHTGAILCVHFSPDGKYLASCGFDNTIRIWDWETRECLQTITAHKNWVGSVQFSPDGERLVSASCDRTIRIWRLADGKCLCVLKGHSQWIWKAFWSPDGRQVASCSEDQTIRIWDVETRTCLHTLQGHSSRVWGISFSPNGQTLASCSEDQTIRLWQVSNGHCIANIQGYTNWVKTVAFSPNSQAISTGHKDRTLRVWDANSGTCLREIKAHTRGLPAVAFHPNGEILASGSEDTTIKIWSLVDSSCIHVLKEHRNEVWSLSFSPDGTTLASSSFDHTIKLWDVSTGKCLQTLEGHRDRVGAVSYNPQGTILASGSEDNTIKLWDIHRGECIQTLKEHSARVGAIAFNPDSQLLASASSDQTLKIWDVTAGKCIRTLEGHTGWVMSVAFYPDGRKIASGSCDQTIKIWDIFEGICLNTLKGHTNWIWTVAMSPDGLKLASASEDETIRIWSTQTQTSLATLRARRPYEGMRLEGATGLTPAQRTMLTVLGAVEEF, from the coding sequence ATGACATTAGAAGAAGCACTAGAGCTTGTAGAGAAAGCCCTAGATAAAGGATGCTTGAATAAAGTTCAGGAACTTGTGTTCCGTGAATCTTGGCAAGGACAGTCTTACGAAGACATTGCCAAAGCCTCTAGTTATGACCCTGGTTACGTCAAAGATGTTGGTTCTAAATTGTGGCAGTCGCTTTCACTCGCCTTGGGTGAAAAAGTCACGAAACATAGCGTTCAAAAGGTTTTGCAGCGAGCAGCCAAGCAAAGAAATCAACAATTAGAACAGTCGCTCCCTTGCGATCCCGCCACTATAACTCAACAAGACTGGGGAGAGGCGATCGATGTTTCCGTTTTCTACGGACGCAACCACGAACTCGCGCTACTCGAACAATGGCTTCTATGCGATCGCTGCCGACTCGTAGCCATTCTGGGTATGGGCGGCATGGGGAAAACAGCCCTCTCCGTGAAGCTAGGAGAACAGGTTCAGCATCAGTTTGAGTTTTTGTTCTGGCGATCGCTCTCTTCTGCTCCTCCCTTTGAAGAGCTTGCAACCGAGTTGGTTCAGTTCCTCTCCAATCAGCAAGAACTCCAGCTACCTGAGACATTAGAGGGAAAAACAGCACGCCTGTTGCACTATCTTCGCTCCTCCCGCTGTCTTCTCATCTTGGACAACTTCGAGTCCGTTCTTCAAGGTGGCAGCCAGACTGGACAATACCTCAAGGACTACGAAGGGTACGGACACCTGTTGAAGTCTATAGGAGAAGTGCGCCACCAAAGCAGCGTCATCCTAACCAGTCGAGAAAAACCGAAGGAGATTGGATTTCTAGAAGGGGTGACGCTGCCGGTGCGATCGCTTCAACTACAAGGACTGACACCCGTAGAAGGACAGCCCATCTTTACAGATAAAGGCTGTTTTAGTAGCGATCGCCAGGAATGGCTGGAAATATTTGAACACTATGCAGGCAATCCCCTAGCCTTAAAAATGGTTGCCTCAGGGGTACAAGAACTATTTGATGGCGATGTAGAGGAGTTACTTCCGTATATAAGGCAGGGGAAGGTTGGGTTTGCAGACATCAACGAACTGCTAGAGCGACAGTTCGATCGTTTGTCAGAAGCAGAGCAACAAGTGATGAACTGGTTAGCCGTGAATCGAGAGCCAGTTTCACTGCCAGAACTAGAAACAGATGTCGTATCAGAGGTAATTACCAAGCAATTACTAGGGGCATTGCGATCGCTGACTCAGCGTTCCTTAGTAGAACGCACTGAGAAACGCTGGTCATTGCAACCCGTAGTCATGGAGTACGCAACCACCCGATTCATCACAGCGGCCTGTGAAGATATTATTGACCAGCTACAGGAATTTTTAAAGGACTACGCCTTAATTAAAGCTCAGAGTAAGGACTACATTAGGCAAACACAGATTCGTCTCATCCTACAGCCAGTCATCGACACTTTGTTGCTATCTCTAGGCAGCTACAACAAAATTCAACAGCAACTCAAAGTAATTGCAAGCCAGTTGAGAGTAGAGGCTCCCCTGCAACCTGGATATGTAGGAGGTAATATTCTCAATCTGCTGGTGCAAATGCCAATTGACTTAAGCGGTTATGATTTCTCCTACTTAACCATCTGTCAGGCATATCTGCAAGATGTCAGTTTATACGATGTCAATTTTTCTCATTGCCATTTTTCTAAATCGGTGTTTGCCCAATCCTTTGGCGGAGTTTTAGCGATCGCTTTTAGTCCCGATGGTCAACTTTTCGCAACAGGCAACGCCAACTTTGAAATTCATCTGTGGCGAGTTAGTGATCGCCAGCGCTTGCTAACCTTACAAGGACATACAGGTTGGGTTCGCAAGGTTGCATTTAGTCCAGATGGTCAGACTCTCGTCAGTTCTAGTGAAGATGGAACGATTAAACTTTGGAATTTGCCTTCAGGGGAATACCAATCCACGCTGTGTGAATCTACCGATAGCGTGTATGGAGTTACTTTCAGTCCCGATGGACAGTTACTCGCCAATGGTAGCAAAGACTGCATGATTAGGATTTGGGATGCAGTTAATGGCAATTGCTTGCAAGTTCTACAAGGGCATACGGGTGCGATTCTATGTGTTCATTTCAGTCCTGATGGAAAGTACCTCGCCAGCTGCGGCTTCGACAACACGATCCGAATTTGGGATTGGGAGACAAGAGAGTGTTTGCAAACGATTACAGCCCATAAAAATTGGGTCGGATCGGTTCAGTTTAGTCCTGATGGAGAACGATTAGTCAGTGCTAGCTGCGATCGCACGATCAGAATTTGGCGTCTTGCAGATGGGAAATGTCTTTGTGTCCTCAAAGGTCATAGTCAATGGATTTGGAAAGCGTTTTGGAGTCCTGACGGTAGGCAAGTTGCCAGTTGTTCAGAAGACCAAACGATTAGAATTTGGGATGTCGAAACTCGTACTTGTCTCCATACCCTTCAAGGACATAGTAGTAGAGTTTGGGGCATATCCTTCAGTCCAAACGGTCAAACCCTAGCCAGTTGCAGTGAAGACCAAACGATTCGGTTATGGCAAGTCAGTAACGGTCACTGCATTGCTAATATTCAGGGTTATACCAATTGGGTTAAAACAGTCGCTTTCAGTCCAAATAGTCAGGCGATCTCAACTGGACACAAAGACCGAACCCTACGAGTCTGGGATGCGAATAGTGGGACGTGTCTTCGGGAGATCAAGGCACACACCAGAGGTTTACCAGCCGTCGCTTTCCATCCCAATGGCGAAATTCTTGCCAGTGGTAGTGAGGATACAACCATCAAAATCTGGAGTCTTGTTGATAGTAGTTGCATTCATGTCCTTAAAGAACACAGAAATGAAGTTTGGTCGCTCAGCTTCAGCCCGGATGGAACGACTCTCGCCAGCAGCAGTTTTGACCACACCATCAAGCTTTGGGATGTGAGTACAGGTAAGTGTCTGCAAACACTAGAGGGGCATCGCGATCGCGTAGGGGCAGTCAGCTATAATCCTCAAGGAACAATATTAGCAAGTGGCAGTGAAGACAACACGATTAAACTGTGGGATATCCATCGCGGTGAGTGCATCCAAACCTTAAAAGAACACTCAGCTAGAGTCGGTGCGATCGCGTTTAATCCAGATAGTCAACTACTCGCGAGTGCCAGTTCGGATCAAACACTCAAAATTTGGGACGTCACAGCAGGCAAGTGTATTCGCACTCTAGAGGGACATACGGGTTGGGTCATGTCGGTTGCATTCTACCCAGATGGGCGGAAGATTGCCAGTGGTAGCTGCGACCAAACGATCAAAATCTGGGATATTTTCGAGGGAATTTGCCTGAATACCTTGAAAGGACATACTAATTGGATTTGGACAGTTGCCATGAGTCCTGATGGTTTAAAGCTTGCCTCCGCTAGTGAAGATGAAACCATCCGGATTTGGAGTACGCAAACACAGACTAGCCTTGCAACACTGAGAGCCAGAAGACCTTATGAGGGCATGAGATTAGAAGGTGCTACAGGTTTGACTCCAGCTCAGAGAACCATGCTAACAGTCTTAGGCGCAGTTGAAGAGTTCTAA
- a CDS encoding type II toxin-antitoxin system RelE family toxin, translating into MKSRTTAQFRKAFANLPEQVQAQTREAYRQFKEDPWHPSLRFKQVHPELPIYSARISRSYRVVGERDRDTIVWFWVGSHTDYDKLLSQL; encoded by the coding sequence GTGAAGTCACGCACAACTGCTCAGTTCCGTAAAGCCTTCGCTAACTTACCGGAGCAGGTTCAGGCACAAACTCGCGAGGCATACCGCCAATTCAAGGAAGACCCCTGGCATCCAAGCTTGCGTTTTAAGCAAGTGCATCCGGAGTTACCCATTTACTCGGCTAGAATCAGCCGAAGCTATCGAGTAGTTGGTGAGCGAGATAGAGATACCATCGTTTGGTTTTGGGTTGGCTCACACACAGACTATGACAAGTTGCTATCTCAGTTGTAA
- a CDS encoding carotenoid oxygenase family protein, giving the protein MTNPDSQNYYIPKSIIKTIRKELDIAELQIHQQENQDAEPVPVDKLPEDLQGYAFIVGALFQSENCSQEDGTLLYTGDGMIYRLGFENGKATLKTRIAKTPCYYADYPTQFYLFHKATKHKAQFARNNSLFSFISAFRNGGQSRYSLILGGRNQLNTAFLQTREHLLVTIDAGRPYIVDPDSLELIEPIGSTNDWKGIFPVMAKLFQNNMFDVYANSAHPVADLSHSDGRPDELFTTNYSTGYNGKYKKCVNRILDILSVNLKSLFKDKKFGQEEFGRFTYLLRYQFGDKEAGIEPKMKSWRMVLPDGKPVLVEQSLHQIALTEKYLILSDINFRMEFSQIFSPFTFGFLRLPLFSPKIFDCLKIWIYSVFLSQCKPLPYGTLYIVKRQDLEENPEAAEVTVKKVIIPIEISHFAADYANPNNQITVHIGHSNCWDVTEGISRYDKPVPGKSLRHDLEGMMSGTTDLGSLGRYVIDGETGEIESTELLPDPESTWSLSVYTHRDLSRDCKESSSRTIKNIYWMSWGFTWELIPQRIYEAYKADKNRILAIEDLEKQDHKPVTLLRLNTETMEIVDRFHFPDRHFACSPQFIPSSLPCPEGKDESTHGYIVCIVLTDNPEQPDQCQDEFWIFHADDFNNKPIYRLSAPATKKPLNLALALHSIWLRDLHQGRQYSEEERRQKREASIQLDYDHLLMKKKSLTLHNLFHDIVYPNFIDQTLEEEFEKELLKSPTEL; this is encoded by the coding sequence ATGACTAATCCAGATTCCCAAAACTACTACATTCCCAAATCAATTATTAAAACAATCCGCAAAGAACTAGATATTGCAGAACTGCAAATTCACCAACAGGAGAACCAGGACGCAGAACCTGTTCCTGTAGATAAACTCCCCGAAGATTTACAAGGCTACGCTTTTATTGTTGGGGCTTTATTTCAATCTGAAAACTGCTCTCAAGAAGATGGAACGCTACTGTATACAGGCGATGGCATGATTTACCGCCTAGGTTTTGAAAATGGCAAAGCAACACTTAAAACGAGAATTGCCAAAACGCCTTGTTATTATGCCGACTATCCAACGCAATTCTATTTATTCCATAAAGCGACAAAACATAAAGCACAGTTCGCGAGAAACAATTCACTTTTTTCTTTTATTAGTGCCTTTCGGAATGGAGGTCAGAGTCGATATAGCCTTATTTTAGGTGGCAGAAATCAATTAAATACCGCATTTTTACAAACCAGAGAGCATCTGTTAGTTACGATTGATGCAGGTCGTCCTTATATCGTCGATCCCGACAGCTTAGAACTTATAGAACCCATAGGTTCCACCAATGATTGGAAAGGGATTTTCCCTGTGATGGCTAAGCTTTTCCAAAATAATATGTTTGATGTCTATGCTAATTCAGCACACCCTGTTGCTGATTTGAGTCATTCAGACGGACGCCCCGATGAACTTTTTACCACCAATTACTCTACTGGATATAACGGAAAGTATAAAAAGTGTGTTAATCGTATCTTAGATATTCTCAGTGTCAACCTCAAAAGCTTATTCAAAGATAAAAAGTTCGGGCAGGAAGAGTTCGGACGTTTCACCTACTTACTTCGCTATCAATTTGGCGACAAAGAAGCAGGAATAGAACCAAAAATGAAGTCTTGGCGAATGGTCTTACCCGATGGTAAGCCTGTTTTGGTCGAACAATCTCTTCATCAGATTGCCTTGACAGAAAAGTATTTAATTCTGTCTGATATTAACTTCAGAATGGAATTTTCTCAAATATTCTCCCCTTTCACTTTTGGTTTTCTGCGATTACCTCTCTTTAGTCCAAAGATATTTGATTGTTTAAAAATTTGGATTTATTCAGTCTTCCTCAGCCAATGTAAGCCCCTGCCTTATGGAACTTTGTACATTGTCAAACGGCAAGATTTAGAGGAAAACCCGGAAGCCGCAGAAGTTACGGTTAAGAAGGTTATTATTCCCATTGAAATTTCTCATTTTGCCGCAGATTATGCGAATCCCAATAACCAAATCACCGTTCATATCGGTCATAGTAACTGTTGGGATGTAACTGAGGGAATTAGTCGCTACGACAAACCTGTACCTGGAAAATCATTGCGGCATGATTTGGAAGGGATGATGTCAGGTACAACAGATTTGGGTTCTCTCGGACGCTATGTTATTGATGGGGAAACGGGAGAAATCGAAAGTACTGAATTACTTCCTGACCCTGAATCAACTTGGTCACTGTCAGTTTACACTCATCGAGACCTTAGCCGTGACTGCAAAGAGTCATCTTCCCGAACAATCAAAAATATTTATTGGATGTCTTGGGGATTCACTTGGGAGTTAATTCCGCAGCGAATTTACGAGGCTTACAAAGCCGATAAAAATCGGATTTTGGCTATTGAAGATTTGGAAAAACAAGATCACAAACCCGTAACCTTACTCCGTCTCAACACAGAAACAATGGAAATTGTTGACCGTTTCCATTTTCCCGATCGCCATTTTGCTTGCTCACCTCAATTCATCCCCAGTTCTCTACCTTGTCCAGAGGGAAAAGATGAGTCAACCCATGGTTATATCGTGTGTATTGTTTTAACAGATAATCCGGAGCAACCTGATCAATGCCAAGATGAGTTTTGGATCTTCCACGCAGATGACTTCAACAACAAACCCATCTATCGATTGAGCGCTCCTGCCACTAAAAAACCTCTGAATTTAGCACTAGCCCTGCATTCAATTTGGCTACGCGATTTGCATCAGGGACGACAGTACTCAGAGGAGGAACGACGCCAAAAACGAGAGGCTTCTATCCAGCTCGACTATGACCATTTATTGATGAAAAAGAAATCTCTAACGCTCCATAACTTATTTCACGACATCGTATATCCTAACTTTATTGACCAAACCCTAGAAGAGGAATTTGAGAAGGAACTTTTGAAATCTCCAACTGAGTTGTAG
- a CDS encoding PAS domain S-box protein has protein sequence MDAEQKSDALHELILSHISDAVFITDSNGTFTFVCSNANVIFGYSRQEIQQFGNIRHLLGENLFEMHQLESCGELRNIQQEITDKLGKSHHLLVNIKRVSIQEGAVLYTCRDITEHQQAKARISFLNAQLEEQVSDRTAELHQIYAQFTQEIQERQRVEDALRESEAQFRQLAEKIESVFWMVKPDLSELLYVSPMYEQIWGRSCESFYQNPYSWFETMHPEDRERIRANAEQAALSDYHQAELEIEYRIVRPDGSIRWIRARAFPIRDDAGTVYRVAGISDDITERKQAEIDRDRQTAQRQQVELQLKESELRLNTIVNSTSDGILIIDKQGIVRFANPSAAKLFGRTLEHLMNYDFGEPVLVGDVAELSIIRSGGEIGIGEMSVAQTEWQGNPVYIVSLRDITERRQAEEALRESEERFRQLADNIETVFWLFNPYTEELLYISPAYETLWGRTCESAYATASNWVNTLYPEDREIASASFAQQLQGHSTHVEYRIIRPDGQIRWILARTFPIKNERHEVYRIAGIAEDITDRKQAQEALRQSEERFRAIFENAGIGIAVVGTDLKLVQTNPFFQQFIGYNSQELASLDYTDITYIEDSLIEQALAQECMAGIRNGYCIEKRFIRKDGEIIWGNLTVSIIWDTAGQFQFAVGLIEDITERKQVEAQLQQYRDRLEELVEQRTAQLQQEIIERQRAESAIHFQARLLDVVEHAIIATDLSGVIIYWNRFAEQLYGWSATEAIGCNILEITPSEASQEQATEIMSCLSRGESWSGEFWVQRRDGTLFPALVTDSPIYDETGSLIGLVGISFDLTERKQAEEALQKANAELGIRVEERTRDLGSAIERLQQEIVRRKQVEDALRASQARFAGILEIANDAIISIDAHQQITLFNQGAEKIFGYTPQEVLGQPVSLLMPTRYADTHRQDVVNFAQSAGEARRMRNRREIWGRRKDGSEFPAEASISMLAMGGEKIFTAILRDISERKQAEEALQLQMNRERLLAQISQHIRQSLNLDQILNTTVHEVRQLLQSDRALIFRIELDKIGIVTHESVSPGWNSTVGNEYKYEEFPVDCYQSYCQGKARIITDITLDETASCLMKDMQELGVKSRLAVPILHSHAGLEARQNLALNMQNSPLWGLLIIHQCSHIRSWQSWEVNLLQQLATQVAIAIQQAELYRQLELELNERKQAQAQLQQAKEAAVSAAAQSAAANQAKSEFLANMSHELRTPLNTILGFTQLMSHERTSLGHETHSLSPQQQEYLGIINRSGEHLLALINDILSMSKIEAGRLTLDENSFDLYRLLDTLEKMFQLKAINQHLKLIFERTVDVPQYIHTDESKLRQVLINLLGNAIKFTPSGQVMLRVVRELQAECWAVEPSNSSPHLQPATLRFEVEDTGTGIAPEEIDSLFNPFVQTQTGRKSQSGTGLGLAISQRFVRMMGGEITVSSVVGGGTIFKFDVRVSVAPSAQIFPQPLKAQVIALAPDQPRYRILVVEDQLTNRKLLTNLLEPLGFEVREAQNGQEGVALWESWKPHLIWMDIRMPVMDGYEATQQIRARERQQAAQGLNHLCGELSFSYWATVIIAITASAFEEERERFLTAGCDDFVLKPFRAEIIFEKISQHLGVCYLYEHRDSTFSSQSVVPQPPLTPEALAVMPADWIVQLHQAARSLDAELMYKLIAQIPESHHSLAIALTDLIDDFRFDRMMELTQPTAL, from the coding sequence ATGGATGCAGAACAGAAGTCAGACGCTTTACACGAACTCATTCTGAGCCATATCTCTGATGCCGTCTTCATCACAGATAGTAACGGAACATTTACCTTTGTTTGTTCCAATGCCAATGTAATATTTGGTTACTCCCGCCAAGAAATCCAGCAATTCGGCAACATTCGCCATCTTTTGGGAGAGAACCTATTCGAGATGCACCAACTCGAAAGCTGTGGGGAACTGCGAAATATTCAGCAGGAAATTACAGACAAGTTAGGTAAATCCCACCATTTGCTGGTGAATATCAAGCGTGTGTCTATCCAAGAGGGCGCAGTGCTTTACACCTGCCGCGATATCACCGAACACCAACAGGCTAAAGCCCGAATTAGCTTTCTCAATGCTCAACTCGAAGAACAAGTGAGCGATCGCACCGCTGAGTTACATCAGATTTATGCCCAATTCACCCAAGAAATTCAGGAACGTCAACGGGTAGAGGATGCCCTCCGGGAAAGCGAAGCACAATTCCGTCAGTTGGCAGAAAAAATCGAATCCGTTTTCTGGATGGTTAAACCTGATCTGAGCGAACTCCTCTATGTCAGTCCGATGTACGAGCAAATTTGGGGACGTAGCTGCGAGAGTTTTTACCAAAATCCTTATTCTTGGTTTGAAACCATGCATCCCGAAGATCGTGAACGGATACGTGCCAATGCTGAACAAGCGGCTCTATCGGACTATCACCAAGCCGAACTAGAAATAGAGTATCGAATTGTGCGACCCGATGGCAGTATTCGTTGGATACGTGCTCGTGCTTTTCCCATCCGCGACGACGCTGGAACTGTCTATCGCGTGGCGGGTATCAGCGACGATATCACAGAACGCAAGCAAGCCGAAATAGATCGCGATCGGCAAACGGCGCAACGTCAGCAAGTGGAATTGCAGCTCAAAGAAAGCGAATTACGACTGAATACCATTGTCAATAGTACCTCCGATGGCATCCTAATTATTGATAAACAGGGAATTGTGCGCTTTGCTAACCCATCTGCCGCCAAGCTGTTTGGCAGAACCCTAGAACATTTGATGAACTATGATTTCGGAGAGCCGGTTTTGGTCGGTGACGTAGCGGAGTTGAGCATTATTCGCTCTGGCGGGGAAATCGGGATTGGGGAAATGAGCGTTGCCCAAACCGAATGGCAAGGGAACCCCGTCTATATTGTCTCGTTACGGGATATCACCGAGCGGCGACAAGCGGAGGAGGCGCTGCGAGAAAGTGAAGAGCGGTTTCGTCAGTTAGCCGACAATATTGAAACGGTGTTTTGGCTGTTTAACCCCTATACAGAGGAGCTACTTTACATCAGTCCAGCCTATGAAACTCTTTGGGGACGCACTTGTGAGAGTGCTTACGCCACTGCGTCCAACTGGGTGAATACCCTTTATCCCGAAGATCGGGAAATTGCGTCTGCATCTTTCGCTCAACAATTACAGGGACACTCAACCCATGTAGAGTATCGGATTATTCGCCCGGATGGTCAAATCCGCTGGATTTTGGCTCGTACCTTTCCCATTAAAAACGAACGGCATGAAGTCTACCGAATTGCCGGAATTGCCGAGGATATCACCGATCGCAAACAGGCTCAAGAGGCACTACGCCAGAGTGAGGAACGTTTCCGTGCCATCTTTGAAAATGCAGGAATAGGGATTGCGGTGGTTGGCACCGACCTCAAACTCGTGCAGACGAATCCATTCTTTCAACAATTCATTGGATATAATTCACAAGAATTGGCAAGCCTAGACTACACCGATATCACTTATATAGAGGATTCGCTGATTGAGCAAGCTCTAGCGCAAGAGTGTATGGCTGGAATCCGTAACGGTTATTGCATCGAGAAACGATTTATCCGTAAAGATGGGGAAATCATCTGGGGAAACCTCACCGTTTCTATCATTTGGGATACCGCTGGACAGTTTCAGTTTGCCGTGGGTCTGATTGAAGATATCACAGAGCGCAAACAAGTCGAGGCACAATTACAACAATACCGCGATCGCCTAGAAGAGTTGGTCGAACAGCGCACCGCCCAACTGCAACAGGAAATCATTGAACGCCAACGAGCTGAGTCAGCCATTCATTTTCAGGCACGTCTCTTAGATGTCGTTGAACATGCTATCATTGCCACGGATTTGTCCGGAGTGATTATTTATTGGAACCGATTTGCCGAACAGCTCTATGGCTGGTCAGCAACAGAAGCGATCGGATGTAATATCTTAGAAATTACCCCCTCTGAGGCATCTCAAGAGCAAGCCACTGAAATTATGTCCTGCTTGAGTCGGGGGGAAAGTTGGTCTGGAGAATTTTGGGTTCAGCGTCGAGATGGTACACTCTTCCCCGCCTTAGTGACAGACTCGCCAATTTATGATGAAACGGGTTCGTTAATCGGACTCGTTGGCATTTCCTTTGATCTCACCGAGCGTAAACAGGCTGAAGAGGCGCTGCAAAAGGCCAATGCTGAACTAGGGATTAGGGTAGAAGAGCGAACCAGAGATTTAGGGAGTGCCATCGAGCGGTTGCAGCAAGAGATTGTGCGGCGTAAACAAGTCGAGGACGCCTTACGAGCCTCACAAGCTCGCTTTGCAGGTATCCTGGAAATTGCCAACGATGCGATTATTTCCATTGATGCCCATCAGCAGATTACCCTGTTCAATCAGGGAGCTGAAAAGATTTTTGGTTACACCCCTCAGGAGGTTTTAGGTCAACCCGTAAGCTTACTCATGCCCACACGTTATGCAGACACACATCGTCAAGATGTTGTCAACTTTGCCCAATCAGCGGGTGAAGCCAGAAGAATGAGAAACCGGCGGGAGATTTGGGGGCGTCGTAAAGATGGGTCAGAGTTTCCCGCTGAAGCCTCAATTTCCATGCTAGCCATGGGAGGTGAAAAAATATTTACTGCCATCCTGCGAGATATTAGTGAACGCAAACAAGCAGAGGAAGCGCTGCAACTGCAAATGAACCGGGAGCGGTTACTCGCGCAGATTTCTCAACACATCCGACAATCTTTAAATCTGGATCAAATTCTGAATACCACCGTTCATGAAGTGCGGCAACTGCTCCAATCCGACCGAGCTTTAATCTTCCGCATCGAACTCGATAAAATCGGTATTGTCACCCACGAATCTGTTTCTCCAGGTTGGAATTCCACCGTCGGGAACGAATATAAATATGAAGAATTTCCTGTAGATTGTTATCAAAGCTACTGTCAAGGCAAGGCGAGAATTATTACCGACATTACCCTCGATGAAACGGCCTCCTGTCTAATGAAAGACATGCAAGAATTGGGGGTAAAATCCCGACTTGCTGTTCCTATTTTGCACAGCCATGCTGGATTAGAGGCGAGGCAAAATTTAGCCTTAAATATGCAAAATTCTCCGTTGTGGGGACTGCTGATTATTCATCAGTGTAGCCATATTCGGTCTTGGCAATCGTGGGAAGTAAATCTACTTCAGCAATTAGCAACCCAAGTGGCGATCGCGATTCAGCAAGCTGAACTTTATCGTCAGTTAGAACTTGAACTCAATGAGCGCAAACAAGCTCAGGCTCAACTCCAACAAGCCAAAGAAGCAGCCGTTAGTGCAGCGGCGCAAAGCGCAGCCGCCAACCAGGCCAAAAGCGAATTTTTGGCTAACATGAGCCATGAACTCCGCACCCCCCTCAATACTATTTTGGGTTTCACCCAACTGATGAGCCATGAGCGAACATCCCTTGGGCATGAAACCCATTCCCTATCCCCCCAACAACAGGAATATCTAGGAATCATTAATCGTTCGGGTGAGCATTTACTGGCATTGATCAATGACATTTTGTCCATGTCTAAAATTGAGGCGGGTCGGCTCACCTTGGATGAAAATAGCTTCGACCTATATCGCCTACTCGATACCTTGGAAAAAATGTTTCAACTCAAGGCCATTAACCAGCACTTAAAGCTGATCTTTGAACGTACAGTGGATGTTCCTCAATATATTCATACCGATGAGAGTAAATTGCGCCAAGTTTTGATTAACCTATTGGGAAATGCGATTAAATTTACTCCATCAGGGCAGGTAATGCTGCGCGTCGTTAGAGAATTGCAGGCTGAATGCTGGGCGGTTGAACCTTCAAACTCATCTCCCCATCTGCAACCTGCAACTTTGCGGTTTGAAGTTGAAGACACTGGCACTGGGATTGCCCCCGAAGAGATTGATAGTTTATTTAATCCTTTTGTCCAGACTCAAACGGGAAGAAAATCTCAATCAGGGACGGGTTTGGGTTTAGCCATTAGCCAACGATTTGTGCGGATGATGGGAGGAGAGATTACAGTCAGTAGTGTTGTAGGGGGGGGGACAATTTTTAAATTTGATGTTCGAGTTAGCGTTGCCCCATCTGCCCAGATTTTTCCTCAACCGCTTAAGGCGCAGGTGATTGCCCTCGCACCTGACCAACCCAGGTATCGCATTCTAGTGGTTGAGGATCAGTTGACAAATCGCAAACTCTTAACGAATCTGCTAGAACCCCTAGGCTTTGAGGTGCGAGAAGCCCAGAATGGGCAAGAAGGGGTTGCCCTGTGGGAAAGTTGGAAACCTCACCTGATTTGGATGGATATCCGGATGCCTGTGATGGATGGGTATGAGGCAACCCAACAAATTAGAGCCAGGGAGAGACAACAGGCCGCACAGGGGTTGAATCATCTTTGTGGAGAATTGAGTTTCTCCTACTGGGCTACCGTGATTATTGCCATCACTGCCAGTGCTTTTGAAGAGGAACGCGAACGCTTTTTAACCGCTGGCTGTGACGATTTTGTCCTCAAGCCTTTCCGGGCGGAAATAATTTTCGAGAAAATATCACAACATCTGGGGGTGTGTTATCTATATGAACATAGAGATTCTACCTTCTCATCCCAGTCAGTCGTCCCCCAGCCGCCGCTAACACCAGAAGCCTTGGCTGTTATGCCCGCTGATTGGATCGTTCAACTCCATCAGGCAGCCAGAAGCCTTGATGCGGAACTCATGTATAAGCTCATCGCCCAAATTCCTGAGTCTCATCATTCATTAGCGATCGCTCTCACGGATTTGATCGATGACTTTCGCTTTGATCGAATGATGGAACTTACTCAACCCACTGCTCTGTGA